A single region of the Silene latifolia isolate original U9 population chromosome 8, ASM4854445v1, whole genome shotgun sequence genome encodes:
- the LOC141594706 gene encoding uncharacterized protein LOC141594706: MTNSDQSHVDPKQTSSFSIVPFENRGTKITQVVFNGSNYDAWSRDFRLALLAKGKLDYIDGTISKPKTTDPDFKSWRSANALVTAWIFNSIDTDLKNTISLRDEATQLWTDIKQRFALINDAHIFKLEYDILACKQGPTETIMSYYGRIKRL; this comes from the coding sequence ATGACCAATTCCGATCAATCCCACGTCGACCCTAAACAAACTTCATCCTTCTCCATTGTTCCCTTCGAAAACCGGGGCACAAAAATTACTCAAGTCGTTTTTAATGGCTCTAATTACGATGCTTGGTCTCGCGATTTCCGACTCGCTCTCCTTGCGAAAGGGAAGTTAGATTATATCGATGGTACTATTTCGAAACCCAAAACAACCGATCCCGATTTCAAGTCTTGGCGTTCTGCAAACGCGCTAGTGACGGCATGGATTTTTAATTCCATCGACACCGATCTCAAGAATACGATTTCACTCCGGGATGAAGCAACTCAACTCTGGACTGACATCAAGCAACGCTTCGCTCTGATAAACGATGCTCATATTTTTAAATTAGAATATGATATTCTTGCTTGCAAGCAGGGACCGACGGAGACGATTATGTCTTACTATGGCCGTATTAAAAGGCTTTGA